A stretch of the Amycolatopsis sp. BJA-103 genome encodes the following:
- a CDS encoding ankyrin repeat domain-containing protein: protein MIGGRAITALLAAAALGACSAQAPSAPPPPPTQSQPPRQGVPVQQLFEADVNLVRQAVEAGADLETRDDRGRTPLLVAVTENRVEVAGVLVEAGADPNALDGRHDTPWLVTGVTGNVAMAKLLLGSKPDLTITNRFGGVSLIPASERGHVEYVRLVANSGIDVDHVNDLGWTALLEAVILGDGGPRHQEVVRALAAAGADVNLADKDGVTPLAHARAKGQTTVAQILKEAAAR, encoded by the coding sequence ATGATCGGCGGGCGGGCGATCACGGCGCTGCTCGCCGCCGCCGCGCTCGGTGCCTGCTCCGCGCAGGCGCCGAGCGCTCCACCACCCCCGCCCACCCAGTCCCAGCCACCCCGCCAAGGAGTCCCCGTGCAGCAACTCTTCGAAGCCGACGTGAACCTCGTCAGGCAGGCCGTCGAAGCGGGCGCCGACCTGGAGACACGGGACGATCGCGGCCGGACCCCGCTGCTCGTCGCCGTCACCGAGAACCGGGTCGAGGTCGCCGGCGTCCTCGTCGAGGCGGGCGCCGACCCGAACGCTCTCGACGGGCGGCATGACACGCCCTGGCTGGTCACCGGGGTCACCGGGAACGTGGCGATGGCGAAGCTGCTTCTCGGGAGCAAGCCGGATCTGACCATCACCAACCGGTTCGGCGGCGTCTCGCTGATCCCCGCCTCCGAACGCGGGCACGTCGAGTACGTGCGGCTGGTGGCGAACAGCGGGATCGACGTCGACCACGTGAACGACCTGGGCTGGACCGCGTTGCTGGAGGCGGTCATCCTCGGCGACGGCGGGCCGCGCCACCAAGAGGTCGTCCGGGCGCTCGCCGCAGCCGGCGCGGACGTGAACCTCGCCGACAAGGATGGCGTCACTCCCCTCGCCCATGCCCGGGCCAAAGGCCAGACGACGGTCGCCCAGATCCTCAAGGAGGCGGCCGCGCGCTGA
- a CDS encoding glycosyltransferase 87 family protein, producing the protein MKWSQASRVNQAPVIVGGAMTVLALVALGWWISDTPLGIDSAVYRAGGYAVVHGESLYSPLLALPGWALDLPFTYPPFAALLFTSLTVLPTQLCWGLLALAAAPSLYVALRPFADRAHLPLLLLGAFALQPVWQSIGLGQVNLVLMAAVVADMFLLRDSRYRGIAIGIVAAIKLIPLIFIVHLLVVRRFADAARALAAFAGATAFALVVLPGDSVRYWTSAIFNAHFAATKGWVGNQSWQGFVGRTLPEGCAATVVIVAASAAFAVLAMWLVHRLHRAGDDRAALLVTAGCSLLVSPISWTHHWVWVVPALGYLAAKGRRGAAIVVAALFTGWTVAVVPGGGGAERAWNLAEALVGNAYLIVLVVAGVLLTRRMLILRKDAGSEPSGRMYGRLRQP; encoded by the coding sequence ATGAAATGGTCGCAAGCGTCGCGCGTCAACCAGGCGCCGGTGATCGTCGGCGGAGCGATGACCGTACTCGCCCTGGTCGCGCTCGGCTGGTGGATCTCGGACACCCCGCTCGGCATCGATTCGGCGGTCTACCGGGCCGGCGGGTACGCCGTGGTCCACGGGGAAAGTCTCTATTCACCGCTGCTCGCGCTTCCCGGCTGGGCACTGGACCTGCCGTTCACCTATCCGCCGTTCGCCGCGCTGCTCTTCACTTCGCTGACCGTGCTGCCGACCCAGCTGTGCTGGGGCCTGCTCGCGCTGGCGGCCGCGCCTTCTCTCTACGTCGCGCTCCGGCCGTTCGCCGATCGCGCGCACCTTCCGCTTCTGCTGCTCGGCGCCTTCGCGCTGCAACCGGTGTGGCAGAGCATCGGCCTCGGACAGGTCAATCTCGTCCTGATGGCCGCGGTGGTGGCGGACATGTTCCTCCTGCGCGATTCCCGCTATCGCGGAATCGCGATCGGGATCGTCGCGGCGATCAAGCTGATCCCGCTGATCTTCATCGTCCACCTCCTGGTGGTCAGGCGATTCGCTGACGCGGCCCGGGCGCTGGCGGCCTTCGCCGGGGCGACGGCGTTCGCGCTGGTCGTCCTGCCGGGGGACTCCGTGCGGTACTGGACCTCGGCGATCTTCAACGCCCACTTCGCCGCGACGAAGGGCTGGGTGGGAAACCAGTCATGGCAAGGATTCGTCGGGCGGACGCTGCCGGAAGGCTGTGCGGCCACCGTGGTGATCGTGGCGGCCAGCGCGGCCTTCGCTGTGCTGGCGATGTGGCTCGTGCACCGGCTCCACCGCGCGGGCGACGACCGTGCCGCGCTGCTGGTCACGGCCGGATGCTCCCTGCTCGTCAGCCCGATCTCCTGGACCCATCACTGGGTGTGGGTGGTGCCCGCGCTCGGATACCTCGCAGCCAAGGGGCGGCGCGGGGCTGCGATCGTGGTCGCGGCCCTGTTCACCGGCTGGACGGTCGCCGTGGTTCCCGGCGGCGGTGGCGCCGAACGCGCCTGGAACCTCGCGGAGGCGCTCGTCGGCAACGCGTACCTGATCGTTCTCGTCGTCGCGGGAGTCTTGCTGACCCGCCGGATGCTCATCCTCCGGAAAGACGCGGGATCTGAGCCATCGGGGCGGATGTATGGCAGATTGAGACAACCGTGA
- a CDS encoding response regulator encodes MISVVIADDQTMVRQSFRAVLDAQADMRVVGEAADGITAVALCAELEPDVVLMDVRMPELDGLEATRRIVAGRQEVRVLILTTFDIDEYVFGGLRAGASGFLLKDSPLDDLVTAVRVISAGNALFAPTITRRLIGEFTRTHASAHAGPSLVADLTARETEVLRLIARGLSNTEIAEALVIAEQTAKSHVSRVFAKLGVRDRAQAVMVAYEAGLVVPGTAP; translated from the coding sequence GTGATCTCGGTGGTCATCGCCGACGACCAGACCATGGTCAGGCAGAGCTTCCGCGCCGTGCTCGACGCGCAGGCCGACATGCGTGTGGTCGGAGAAGCCGCGGACGGGATCACCGCCGTCGCCCTGTGCGCCGAACTCGAACCGGACGTCGTGCTGATGGACGTGCGCATGCCCGAACTCGACGGGCTCGAGGCGACCCGGCGGATCGTGGCGGGACGGCAAGAGGTCCGCGTCCTGATCCTCACCACCTTCGACATCGACGAGTACGTGTTCGGCGGCCTGCGGGCGGGCGCGAGCGGTTTCCTGCTGAAGGATTCCCCGCTGGACGACCTGGTCACCGCGGTCCGGGTGATCTCCGCGGGCAACGCGCTCTTCGCGCCCACGATCACCCGGCGCCTGATCGGCGAGTTCACCCGGACCCACGCGTCGGCGCACGCGGGCCCTTCCCTCGTGGCCGACCTGACCGCCCGCGAGACCGAGGTGCTCCGGCTGATCGCGCGCGGCCTCTCCAACACGGAGATCGCCGAAGCGCTGGTGATCGCGGAACAGACGGCAAAATCCCATGTCAGCAGGGTTTTCGCGAAGCTCGGGGTGCGTGACCGCGCGCAAGCGGTCATGGTCGCGTACGAGGCGGGGCTCGTCGTGCCGGGCACCGCGCCCTGA
- a CDS encoding sensor histidine kinase, which yields MIDRQRLRVWWAALLYTAFTGTDAPPKRSAGLRWLRRLTILGWAFWSGFVTFSTVSVSPPAKTFNVIVTVLPCLLAVRSPLWGWRTLIVGIVTTPLTLPGISGSWGWHWAPGLALTAALVFYLVGESNDQAELAWAGLISFAAAAPFVQDWRDAALLVMLGGIALFLGNTVRQRRLAEEERAAQQERRLAEETRAALLEERAGIARELHDVVAHHMSVLALRADSARFRFADKDKADREAEIWREFADLAGTAREGLTELRRLLGVLRSEDQALLVAPQPGLARVVELVDGVKAAGTSCELTLRGDLDAVPVGVALSVFRIVQEALSNAIQHAPGASVSVELTAGPGAVGLLIENGPGQGPKRTEQAGSGHGLVGMRERAAMLAADLELGERPDGGFLVALTVPLDREEHPKP from the coding sequence ATGATCGACCGACAACGCCTGCGGGTGTGGTGGGCCGCCCTGCTCTACACGGCGTTCACCGGAACCGACGCCCCGCCGAAGCGTTCGGCGGGGTTGCGCTGGCTGCGCCGTCTCACGATCCTCGGATGGGCGTTCTGGTCCGGTTTCGTCACGTTCTCGACCGTTTCGGTGTCGCCGCCCGCGAAGACGTTCAACGTGATCGTCACGGTGCTGCCCTGTCTGCTCGCGGTGCGTTCGCCGTTGTGGGGATGGCGCACGCTGATCGTCGGCATCGTGACCACCCCGCTGACCTTGCCCGGTATCTCCGGCTCGTGGGGATGGCATTGGGCGCCGGGCCTCGCGCTCACGGCGGCGCTCGTCTTCTATCTCGTGGGGGAGAGCAACGACCAGGCGGAACTGGCCTGGGCGGGGCTGATCTCGTTCGCCGCCGCGGCGCCCTTCGTCCAGGACTGGCGAGACGCGGCACTGCTGGTGATGCTGGGCGGAATTGCGCTCTTCCTCGGCAACACGGTGCGCCAGCGCAGGCTCGCCGAGGAAGAACGCGCGGCTCAACAAGAACGCAGACTCGCCGAAGAGACGCGGGCGGCGCTTCTCGAAGAGCGCGCGGGAATCGCACGAGAACTTCATGACGTGGTCGCGCACCACATGTCCGTGCTCGCGCTGCGTGCGGACTCGGCGCGGTTCCGGTTCGCGGACAAGGACAAGGCAGATCGCGAAGCCGAGATCTGGCGGGAGTTCGCCGACCTGGCCGGGACCGCCAGGGAAGGGCTGACCGAACTGCGCAGACTGCTCGGGGTGCTCCGGTCCGAGGACCAGGCTCTGCTGGTCGCGCCGCAGCCGGGGCTGGCCCGGGTGGTCGAGCTCGTCGACGGGGTCAAGGCCGCAGGCACGTCGTGCGAGCTCACTCTGCGCGGCGACCTCGACGCCGTTCCGGTGGGGGTCGCGTTGTCGGTGTTCCGGATCGTGCAGGAAGCACTCAGCAACGCGATCCAGCACGCTCCCGGAGCGTCGGTCTCCGTCGAGCTCACGGCAGGGCCGGGTGCTGTCGGCCTGCTCATCGAGAACGGCCCCGGACAGGGTCCGAAAAGGACCGAACAGGCAGGCAGCGGGCACGGTTTGGTGGGGATGCGGGAGCGGGCCGCTATGCTCGCCGCGGATCTCGAGCTGGGGGAGCGGCCGGACGGCGGCTTCCTCGTCGCCCTGACCGTTCCGCTCGATCGTGAGGAGCATCCGAAACCGTGA
- a CDS encoding IclR family transcriptional regulator domain-containing protein: MADPAPPGTQTLARGLAVIRAVAGGAADLRTLVELGFQALHGSPLPVVARPVLEELAAQLRDTVHLAVRDGDSVLYLDKLPGSRGAEMRSRIGHRMPLTRTGVGMALLLDSAAEWQDAVWRRRSATPPARSPEPSAFRRRGRTCPPPGCAA, translated from the coding sequence GTGGCCGACCCGGCGCCGCCAGGCACCCAGACCCTCGCCCGCGGGCTCGCGGTGATCCGCGCCGTCGCCGGCGGCGCGGCCGATCTCCGCACCCTGGTCGAGCTGGGTTTCCAGGCCTTGCACGGCAGTCCGCTGCCGGTGGTCGCGCGGCCGGTGCTGGAGGAACTGGCCGCCCAGCTGCGCGACACGGTGCATTTGGCCGTCCGCGACGGGGACTCGGTGCTGTACCTGGACAAACTGCCGGGCTCGCGGGGTGCGGAGATGCGCTCCCGGATCGGGCACCGGATGCCGTTGACCCGCACCGGTGTCGGCATGGCGCTGCTCTTGGACTCGGCGGCGGAGTGGCAAGACGCTGTGTGGCGGCGCCGATCCGCGACGCCACCGGCGCGATCGCCGGAGCCATCAGCGTTTCGGCGACGCGGCCGTACATGCCCACCGCCCGGATGCGCGGCCTGA
- a CDS encoding LysR substrate-binding domain-containing protein: MSEPSFTLVQLRYFEAAARHLSMTAASKELVVSQSAVSTAIAQLEKEMGVQFLLRHHARGLSLTTAGEAFYKRVLNFLAHGAELVETARQSGTELVGTLTVGCFATLAPFRLPSLLAEFEARHPKVHVSLREGEHHALKTALRSGGTELALLYGYDLDDDIDREVVGSTAPYALVPERHRLARRKSRKVSLHDLAEEPMVLLDLPNSREYLLAILRDAGVEPRIRHRSTGYETVRSLVASGHGFALLNQRPPEDTTYSGSKAVPLALTDVVPALEIVVASMRGARLTRRAQEFRELCRTHYTR; encoded by the coding sequence ATGAGCGAACCGTCCTTCACCCTCGTGCAGCTGCGCTACTTCGAGGCGGCGGCCCGGCATCTGAGCATGACCGCCGCGTCGAAGGAACTGGTGGTCTCGCAGTCGGCCGTGTCGACCGCGATCGCGCAGCTGGAGAAGGAAATGGGCGTGCAGTTCCTCTTGCGCCATCACGCCCGCGGGCTCAGCCTGACCACGGCGGGTGAGGCGTTCTACAAGAGGGTGCTGAATTTCCTCGCCCACGGCGCCGAGCTGGTCGAGACGGCGCGGCAGTCCGGCACCGAACTGGTGGGAACGCTGACTGTCGGCTGCTTCGCCACCCTCGCGCCGTTCCGGTTGCCCAGCCTGCTGGCGGAATTCGAAGCCCGGCATCCGAAGGTGCACGTGTCCTTGCGTGAAGGCGAGCATCACGCGTTGAAGACGGCCCTTCGTTCCGGCGGCACCGAACTCGCCCTCCTCTACGGCTACGACCTCGACGACGACATCGATCGCGAAGTCGTGGGCAGCACCGCCCCGTACGCCCTAGTCCCCGAGAGGCACCGGCTCGCGCGCAGGAAGAGCCGCAAGGTGTCGCTCCACGACCTGGCCGAAGAACCCATGGTGCTGCTCGACCTCCCGAACAGCCGCGAATACCTGCTGGCGATCCTGCGCGACGCCGGGGTGGAACCGCGGATCCGGCACCGCAGCACCGGTTACGAGACCGTCCGCTCGCTCGTCGCGTCCGGCCACGGCTTCGCCCTGCTCAACCAGCGCCCGCCGGAGGACACCACGTACTCGGGTTCGAAAGCCGTCCCGCTGGCGCTCACCGACGTCGTCCCGGCACTGGAGATCGTCGTCGCTTCGATGCGCGGCGCCCGGCTCACCCGGCGGGCGCAGGAGTTCCGGGAGCTGTGCCGCACCCACTACACCCGCTGA
- a CDS encoding flavin-containing monooxygenase yields the protein MTNLEVWMPSQEVEALVVGGGQAGLAMSEHLSGHGVPHLVVERNRIAERWRSERWDSLVANGPAWHDRFPGLEFADLAPDDFPTKDRVAEYFEAYAEKIAAPIRTGVEVTSVRRNEGRPGFQVETSDGTVETRYVIAATGPFQRPVMPPIVPEDAGIQQLHSSGYRNPGQLPEGAVLVVGAGSSGVQIAEELHRSGRRVYLSVGPHERPPRRYRGRDFCWWLGVLGKWDADTPPRGAEHVTIAVSGARGGHTVDFRALAGMGIELVGSTSSYDDGVLRFAPDLAANLARGDAGYLATLDEADAYVVRNGLDLPEEPEARVLGPDPDRVTDPIPELDLAAAGVRSIVWATGFATDYGWLRVDAFDENGRPDHRRGVSAEPGVYFLGLPWQARRGSSFIWGVWHDAKLVADHIATHRAYLRYR from the coding sequence ATGACGAACCTGGAGGTCTGGATGCCGAGCCAAGAGGTGGAGGCTCTCGTCGTGGGTGGGGGCCAGGCCGGTCTGGCGATGAGCGAGCACCTGAGTGGCCACGGGGTGCCGCACCTCGTCGTGGAGCGGAACCGCATCGCGGAGCGCTGGCGCTCGGAGCGGTGGGACTCGCTGGTCGCGAACGGTCCCGCTTGGCACGACCGCTTCCCCGGGCTGGAGTTCGCCGATCTGGCGCCGGACGACTTCCCCACGAAGGACCGGGTCGCCGAGTATTTCGAGGCCTACGCGGAAAAGATCGCCGCGCCGATCCGGACCGGGGTCGAGGTGACGTCGGTCCGGAGGAACGAGGGACGGCCGGGTTTCCAGGTGGAGACTTCGGACGGGACCGTCGAGACGCGCTACGTCATCGCGGCGACCGGGCCCTTCCAGCGGCCGGTGATGCCGCCGATCGTGCCCGAGGATGCCGGGATCCAGCAGCTCCACTCCAGCGGCTACCGCAATCCCGGGCAGCTGCCCGAAGGAGCGGTGCTGGTGGTCGGGGCCGGATCGTCGGGCGTGCAGATCGCCGAAGAACTCCACCGGTCCGGGCGCCGCGTGTATCTCTCGGTCGGTCCTCACGAGCGGCCGCCGCGCAGGTATCGCGGACGTGACTTCTGCTGGTGGCTCGGCGTCCTCGGCAAGTGGGACGCCGACACCCCGCCGCGGGGCGCGGAGCACGTCACCATCGCGGTCAGCGGAGCGCGTGGCGGGCACACGGTCGACTTCCGGGCGCTCGCCGGGATGGGAATCGAGCTCGTCGGCTCGACCTCTTCGTACGACGACGGCGTTCTCCGCTTCGCGCCGGACCTCGCGGCCAACCTCGCCAGGGGAGACGCGGGCTACCTCGCGACTCTCGACGAAGCCGACGCCTACGTCGTGCGCAACGGACTGGACCTGCCCGAGGAACCGGAGGCCCGGGTGCTGGGGCCGGATCCGGACCGCGTCACCGACCCGATCCCCGAACTCGACCTCGCTGCCGCCGGAGTCCGGTCGATCGTCTGGGCCACCGGCTTCGCCACCGACTACGGCTGGCTGCGGGTCGACGCGTTCGACGAGAACGGCAGGCCGGACCACCGGCGGGGAGTGTCCGCCGAGCCCGGCGTGTACTTCCTGGGGCTGCCCTGGCAGGCGCGCCGCGGCTCGAGTTTCATCTGGGGGGTGTGGCACGACGCCAAGCTCGTGGCCGACCACATCGCGACCCATCGGGCCTATCTGCGGTACCGGTGA
- a CDS encoding RidA family protein — protein MTVHRRIRPFNTRDTYSEQNLDNDLCQAVVANGTVYVRGQIGQDLDTSESVGIGDAAAQAEQAMANIKLLLEEAGSRMEHLVKLTIYLIDPRYREDVYRVVGQWTKGVHPISTGVVVSALARPEWLCEIDAVAVIPEEGK, from the coding sequence GTGACCGTCCATCGCCGCATCCGCCCGTTCAACACGCGCGACACCTATTCCGAGCAGAACCTCGACAACGACCTTTGCCAGGCCGTCGTCGCCAACGGCACGGTCTACGTCCGCGGCCAGATCGGCCAGGACCTCGACACCAGCGAGTCCGTCGGGATCGGCGACGCGGCCGCGCAGGCCGAGCAGGCGATGGCCAACATCAAGCTGCTGCTCGAAGAAGCGGGCAGCCGGATGGAGCACCTGGTCAAGCTCACGATCTACCTGATCGACCCGCGCTATCGCGAAGACGTCTACCGCGTCGTCGGCCAGTGGACCAAGGGTGTGCACCCGATCTCGACCGGTGTGGTGGTGTCCGCGCTCGCGCGGCCGGAATGGCTGTGCGAGATCGACGCCGTCGCGGTGATCCCGGAGGAGGGGAAATGA
- a CDS encoding DUF1028 domain-containing protein, with the protein MTFSIVGREVSGGTVRFGVAASSSSPAVAARVTHLAPGVGAASSQNITDPRLGGRLLDRLAEHGDAERALSEVVTATSGVEYRQLTVLGPTGPGFAFSGAKTLGTYASATADGVVAAGNMLAGEHIPKSIVDAFLSSAGELEQRLVTALKAGLAAGGEEGPVRSAGLAVVSGVDWRVTDLRVDWADDPIDRLAELLDVWLPQRDDYVTRALDPGAAPSYGVPGDA; encoded by the coding sequence ATGACCTTTTCGATCGTGGGCCGCGAGGTCTCCGGTGGCACCGTGCGGTTCGGTGTCGCGGCCAGTTCGTCCAGCCCCGCCGTCGCCGCCCGAGTCACGCATCTGGCGCCCGGCGTCGGAGCGGCTTCGTCGCAGAACATCACGGACCCGCGGCTCGGCGGGCGCCTGCTCGACAGGCTGGCCGAGCACGGTGACGCCGAGCGGGCGCTGTCCGAGGTGGTCACGGCGACGTCGGGCGTCGAGTACCGGCAGTTGACCGTGCTCGGCCCGACCGGGCCCGGCTTCGCCTTCAGCGGCGCCAAGACGCTCGGAACATACGCGTCCGCGACCGCCGACGGTGTCGTGGCCGCGGGGAACATGCTTGCGGGCGAACACATCCCGAAGTCCATTGTGGACGCCTTTCTCTCCTCGGCAGGCGAACTGGAACAGCGGCTCGTCACCGCGCTGAAGGCAGGACTCGCGGCGGGCGGCGAAGAAGGTCCCGTTCGCTCCGCCGGTCTCGCCGTGGTGTCCGGGGTGGACTGGCGGGTCACCGATCTGCGCGTGGACTGGGCAGACGACCCGATCGACCGGCTGGCCGAACTGCTCGACGTCTGGCTTCCGCAGCGGGACGACTACGTGACCCGCGCGCTCGACCCCGGCGCGGCGCCGTCCTACGGCGTGCCGGGCGACGCATGA
- a CDS encoding M20 family metallopeptidase: protein MTTPKDAARAEVDRHADELIRLSRRLHADPETAWEEHRAAAMVPELLDRAGFAVTSTYLGLDTAFHASFGGGPTRIALCAEYDALPGLGHACGHNLIAASSIGAALGLAAIADDAGLTVEVYGTPAEEGGGGKIELLDRGAFADVDLAMMVHPAPVDVAEARPFAVSHSKISYRGRSAHAAAYPEAGINAADAFTVAQVAIGLLRQHLPASARVHGVVTHAGDAPNAIPEHATGRWYVRAETLAELAELEPRVLRAFEAGALATGCELSVEPESRPYAEFRADETALAAYRANALELGREFAAGGTASRMNRASTDMGNVSQVVPAIHPYIGIGSLPAINHQREFAAHCVGGEAERALLDGAIALAWTGADRASAVRQPA, encoded by the coding sequence ATGACGACGCCGAAGGACGCGGCCCGCGCCGAGGTCGATCGCCACGCCGACGAGCTGATCCGGCTTTCGCGACGGTTGCACGCCGACCCCGAGACCGCTTGGGAGGAGCATCGTGCCGCCGCGATGGTGCCGGAGCTGCTCGACCGCGCCGGTTTCGCCGTCACGTCCACTTACTTGGGCCTGGACACGGCGTTCCACGCGAGCTTCGGCGGCGGACCCACCCGGATCGCGCTGTGCGCCGAGTACGACGCGCTGCCCGGTCTCGGCCACGCCTGCGGCCACAACCTCATCGCGGCGAGCTCGATCGGCGCGGCGCTCGGCCTGGCCGCGATCGCCGACGACGCCGGGCTGACCGTCGAGGTCTACGGAACGCCCGCGGAAGAGGGCGGCGGCGGGAAGATCGAGCTGCTCGACCGCGGCGCTTTCGCCGATGTCGACTTGGCGATGATGGTCCATCCCGCGCCCGTCGATGTCGCCGAGGCGCGGCCGTTCGCCGTCAGTCACTCGAAGATCTCCTACCGCGGCCGGTCGGCACACGCCGCCGCGTACCCGGAGGCCGGGATCAACGCGGCCGACGCGTTCACCGTCGCCCAGGTCGCGATCGGCCTGCTGCGGCAGCATCTTCCGGCCTCGGCCCGCGTGCATGGAGTCGTGACCCATGCCGGTGACGCCCCGAACGCGATCCCTGAGCACGCGACCGGCCGCTGGTACGTGCGTGCCGAGACGCTCGCGGAGCTCGCCGAACTGGAGCCGCGCGTGCTGCGCGCGTTCGAGGCTGGCGCGCTGGCCACCGGCTGCGAACTGAGCGTCGAGCCGGAGAGCAGGCCCTACGCCGAGTTCCGCGCCGACGAGACCGCGCTGGCCGCCTACCGCGCCAACGCGCTGGAACTCGGCCGCGAGTTCGCGGCGGGCGGGACGGCGTCCCGGATGAACCGGGCGTCGACCGACATGGGCAACGTCTCGCAGGTCGTGCCCGCCATCCATCCCTACATCGGCATCGGCTCCCTGCCCGCGATCAACCACCAGCGCGAGTTCGCCGCGCACTGCGTCGGCGGCGAGGCCGAACGCGCGCTGCTCGACGGCGCGATCGCACTGGCCTGGACCGGTGCGGACCGGGCCAGTGCCGTCAGGCAGCCCGCCTGA
- a CDS encoding MFS transporter, with protein sequence MTTQDSPPDEFVTTATDPAMLRRSIAAGAVGVFVHWFDWAAYAYLASTIASVFFPAGDATAGLLAVFGVFAVSFGIRPIGALVFGPLGDRIGRKRTLSIVIFVMSGATLVIGLLPGYSTIGIAAPLLLVFLRLLQGFAAGGEFGSAASFLAEYAPRHRRGFGVSWLEVGSLLGFLAGSFVFLLLSLGLSADQLASWGWRIPFLLAAPLGIIGFVIRTKIEDTPEYRALEATGDVPRSPVRELFRDNKKQLFQAAGLMTMMHVPFYAVLTYLVTYETDHLGHSAGDAALLSTVISLLALVLVPAFGRLSDRVGRRPVLLGAGIALFVLATPAYLVMRTGLTGTWIGGLTLGVVLAAILGTYAVWSAEIFPTRTRQGGLSIAYNLTAALFAGTVPYLMTVLISATGSTLVPGPYLMAAAAVGLVAAFSMRETAGKSLSQTED encoded by the coding sequence ATGACCACGCAGGACTCTCCCCCCGACGAGTTCGTCACCACCGCCACCGACCCCGCGATGCTGCGCCGCAGCATCGCCGCCGGGGCCGTCGGGGTGTTCGTGCACTGGTTCGACTGGGCCGCCTACGCCTATCTCGCGAGCACCATCGCGTCGGTGTTCTTCCCCGCGGGCGACGCCACCGCCGGTCTGCTCGCCGTCTTCGGCGTTTTCGCGGTCTCCTTCGGGATCCGGCCGATCGGGGCGCTGGTGTTCGGGCCGCTCGGCGACCGGATCGGCCGCAAGCGCACGCTGTCCATCGTCATCTTCGTGATGTCCGGCGCCACCCTGGTCATCGGCCTCCTGCCCGGGTACTCGACGATCGGGATCGCCGCTCCCCTGCTGCTGGTCTTCCTGCGGCTGCTGCAGGGTTTCGCGGCGGGCGGCGAATTCGGGAGCGCGGCGAGCTTCCTCGCCGAGTACGCGCCGCGCCACCGCCGCGGTTTCGGCGTCAGCTGGCTCGAAGTCGGTTCCCTGCTGGGCTTCCTCGCCGGGTCGTTCGTGTTCCTGCTGCTGTCGCTCGGTCTCTCGGCAGACCAGCTGGCGTCCTGGGGCTGGCGGATCCCGTTCCTGCTCGCGGCGCCGCTCGGGATCATCGGCTTCGTCATCCGCACCAAGATCGAGGACACCCCCGAGTACCGCGCGCTGGAGGCGACCGGTGACGTGCCCCGCAGCCCGGTGCGGGAGTTGTTCCGTGACAACAAGAAGCAGCTGTTCCAGGCCGCGGGACTGATGACCATGATGCACGTGCCGTTCTACGCGGTGCTCACCTATCTGGTCACCTACGAGACCGACCATCTCGGCCATTCCGCCGGTGACGCCGCCTTGCTGTCCACCGTGATCTCGCTCCTCGCCCTGGTCCTCGTCCCCGCCTTCGGACGGCTCTCCGACCGGGTCGGACGACGGCCTGTCCTGCTCGGCGCGGGCATCGCGCTCTTCGTCCTGGCGACACCGGCGTATCTCGTGATGCGCACGGGACTCACGGGAACGTGGATCGGCGGACTCACGCTCGGTGTCGTGCTCGCCGCGATCCTCGGCACCTACGCGGTGTGGTCGGCGGAGATCTTCCCGACCCGGACCCGCCAGGGCGGCCTGTCGATCGCCTACAACCTCACCGCCGCCCTGTTCGCCGGGACCGTGCCGTATCTGATGACCGTCCTGATCTCGGCGACCGGCAGCACCCTCGTCCCCGGCCCGTACCTCATGGCCGCCGCCGCGGTCGGGCTCGTCGCGGCCTTCTCGATGCGCGAGACGGCCGGAAAGTCCTTGTCACAGACGGAAGACTGA